The Mycobacteriales bacterium genome has a segment encoding these proteins:
- a CDS encoding amidohydrolase family protein, whose product MAHDLVIVGGTVVDGTGADARFADIVVDEGRITAVVEPGSVVDAAEQIDATGLLVTPGFVDIHTHFDGQATWDDELTPTSWHGVTTIVMGNCGVGFAPVEDGKQDWLIGLMEGVEDIPGTALAEGIDWQWETFPEYLDVLARRRWTVDVGAQIAHGPVRAYVMGERGARNEPASPEEIEQMKAIVKEAVDAGALGFTMSRTIGHIAIDGEPVPGTFAAEDEIFGICGALGDLGKGIVELAPTGSAGEDIVNPAKEVDWMRRLSAEIGRPVTFALLQVDAAPDLWRELMETSRKAVEEGADLWAQVAGRPTGLLSGFRTRYSFFDNIPACAAVKLKQLPWDELKEVVSDSEFRARIVGSELDEPTARQIARASAQTFVLGDPPDYEPGHEKSLAAIADATGRSPLEVAYDAMLDNDCEGLLYVPILGYSNGNLDHVREMLTHPRSAVGLADGGAHCSVICDASMPTYMLTHWTRDRDRGERLPLEFVIRKQTHDTARLYGMTDRGTIEPGMLADLNLIDYDRLRVLPPVVVDDLPAGGTRVVQGAEGYVATIKRGVVTYRDGEPTGARPGVLVRS is encoded by the coding sequence GTGGCTCACGACCTTGTGATTGTCGGCGGCACCGTCGTCGATGGGACCGGCGCCGACGCGCGGTTTGCCGACATCGTCGTCGACGAAGGGCGGATCACCGCGGTCGTCGAGCCGGGTTCGGTCGTTGACGCAGCCGAACAGATCGATGCCACCGGCCTGTTGGTCACGCCTGGGTTCGTGGACATTCACACCCACTTCGACGGCCAGGCAACGTGGGACGACGAGTTGACCCCGACCTCTTGGCACGGCGTCACGACCATCGTGATGGGCAACTGCGGCGTGGGGTTCGCACCGGTCGAGGACGGCAAGCAGGACTGGCTGATCGGCCTGATGGAGGGCGTCGAGGACATCCCTGGAACCGCGCTGGCCGAAGGCATCGACTGGCAATGGGAGACCTTCCCGGAGTACCTCGACGTGCTGGCGAGACGGCGGTGGACCGTCGACGTCGGTGCGCAGATCGCGCATGGTCCAGTGCGCGCGTACGTCATGGGAGAGCGCGGCGCCCGCAACGAGCCCGCGTCACCGGAAGAGATCGAGCAGATGAAGGCGATCGTCAAGGAAGCGGTCGACGCCGGAGCGCTCGGCTTCACGATGTCGCGCACGATCGGACACATCGCGATCGACGGCGAACCCGTGCCAGGCACGTTCGCCGCGGAGGACGAGATCTTCGGGATCTGCGGCGCCCTCGGAGATCTCGGCAAGGGCATCGTCGAGCTCGCACCTACCGGATCGGCCGGCGAGGACATCGTCAACCCCGCCAAGGAAGTCGACTGGATGCGCCGGCTGTCGGCGGAGATCGGCCGGCCGGTGACCTTCGCACTCCTGCAGGTCGATGCCGCGCCGGACCTCTGGCGCGAGCTGATGGAAACCTCTCGCAAGGCCGTCGAGGAGGGCGCGGACCTGTGGGCTCAGGTCGCGGGCCGACCGACCGGCCTGCTCTCGGGTTTCCGTACGAGGTACTCGTTCTTCGACAACATCCCGGCGTGCGCCGCGGTCAAGCTGAAGCAACTTCCGTGGGATGAGCTCAAGGAAGTGGTGAGCGACTCCGAGTTCCGCGCCCGCATCGTCGGCAGCGAGCTGGACGAACCGACCGCGAGGCAGATCGCGCGAGCAAGCGCGCAGACCTTCGTCCTCGGCGATCCGCCCGACTACGAGCCCGGCCACGAGAAGTCGCTGGCTGCCATCGCGGACGCGACGGGACGCTCCCCGCTGGAGGTCGCGTACGACGCGATGCTGGACAACGACTGCGAAGGTCTGCTGTACGTGCCGATCCTGGGCTACAGCAACGGCAACCTCGACCACGTTCGCGAGATGCTCACGCACCCGCGTTCGGCGGTCGGTCTCGCCGACGGCGGCGCGCACTGCAGCGTGATCTGTGACGCGTCGATGCCGACGTACATGCTCACGCATTGGACCCGGGATCGTGACCGGGGCGAACGGCTGCCACTGGAGTTCGTGATCCGCAAGCAAACCCACGACACCGCGCGGCTCTACGGCATGACCGACCGCGGCACGATCGAGCCCGGCATGCTGGCGGATCTCAACCTGATCGACTACGACCGGTTGCGCGTACTGCCGCCGGTCGTCGTCGATGACCTGCCCGCAGGCGGCACCCGGGTCGTGCAAGGTGCTGAGGGATACGTCGCCACCATCAAGCGCGGTGTCGTGACTTACCGCGACGGCGAGCCGACCGGAGCCCGTCCCGGCGTACTCGTCCGCAGCTAG
- a CDS encoding TetR/AcrR family transcriptional regulator: MRPRLSRSEQVERNRSALLDAAREVFLESGYVGATIDAIAERAGFSTGVVYSQFGGKPDLFLALIERRIEERAAEHDRVTEGLTGAAVIHALIEASAADANTHPGWTGVLIEFRALAARDPLLNKRYAELHQRTVEQLAAAMARGSRSKNASDMVVDAEILLAFGSGITLERAARPGAVPPGSDVTALCRAVGVSTP, encoded by the coding sequence ATGCGGCCGAGACTGAGCCGGTCCGAACAGGTCGAGCGAAACCGCAGCGCCCTGCTGGACGCAGCGCGCGAGGTGTTCCTCGAGTCCGGTTACGTCGGCGCGACGATCGATGCCATCGCGGAGCGGGCTGGCTTCTCCACGGGGGTCGTGTACTCCCAGTTCGGCGGCAAGCCCGACCTCTTTCTCGCCTTGATCGAGCGACGCATCGAGGAGCGCGCCGCCGAACACGACCGCGTGACCGAAGGGCTCACGGGAGCCGCCGTCATCCATGCCCTGATCGAGGCGAGCGCCGCAGACGCGAACACGCATCCGGGCTGGACCGGGGTGCTCATCGAGTTCCGCGCCCTGGCCGCCCGGGACCCGCTGCTCAACAAGCGCTACGCCGAGTTGCACCAAAGGACCGTCGAGCAGCTTGCGGCCGCCATGGCTCGCGGCAGCCGGTCGAAGAATGCATCGGACATGGTCGTGGATGCCGAGATATTGCTGGCGTTCGGAAGCGGCATCACGCTGGAGCGCGCGGCAAGGCCCGGCGCTGTGCCGCCCGGCAGCGACGTGACGGCGCTGTGCCGCGCAGTCGGGGTCTCCACACCATGA